TGTATTTCGGGCTGTTGTTCCCTGCCAACGAGCCCACCCTTAACCCTGCTCGCGGCCTGAATGCCGGCCCCGGGCAGTCGTTTGCCAACCACCCCAATAAGGCTCCGCCCGTCCGCTTTTCTTAGGAAAACGCGTAATGGAGCCGGGTGTGTACCCGGTTAATTGCCCCCGCTAGTGGGGGTGATAACCGGTTTTTTTATGCCCAGACCGGCCCGCCGCCTTGCGCGGCCCCTCTGCTGCCCCTGTCCCGCCTGCCGGGCCGCCCCGCCTTTTCCTCAGAACCCAGCCCGGCCGTGCGCTCAGAGCTGGTGAAATTGAACGTGCCCAATGCCGATGGCCGCCTGAAAGCCGGCATGTATGCCCAGGTACTGGTGGCCCTGCCCATTGAAATGAATGCCCGCGCCGTGCCGACCTCGGCCGTGTTTGCCACGCCTGACGTGCCGAAGCAGGCGCAGGTAGTGCGCGTGCAGCAAGGCTACGGTGGGTGCCGGTGCGCAAGGCCAGCAACTGAGCCGCGACACGGTGGTGTCCGGACCGCTGCAGCCTGGCGACGAGCAGGTGCGGGAAACCCCGGAGCAGGTCGCCGATGGACAGCCCGTTACGGTAGCCCAGGTAAAGCCTGCCGGAGTATGATATATGAACGTTTTTTCATTTGTTTGTTGTTGCGCTTTTAAATCCCCTGACCATGAATCGTAAAACCCTTCTCCAGTGGCTGCCACTGGTTTTATTTGCCCTCGTTCTGTTTACTCCTTTGCGCACGCCCGTGTTGGGCGGGCTGCAAAGCCTGCTGCTGGCCACCGGCCTGTGGAAAGCGGATGCGCCGACGGCTGCCACGGCCCCGGCTGCCGCGCCCATTATGCCGACGGGCGGCGCCGCGTACCCGCACAACCTGCCCTTGACTACGCTCGATGGGAAAACCGTCAACCTGAGCGACCTGAAGGGCAAGGTGGTGTTCGTGAACCTGTGGGCCAGCTGGTGCCCGCCCTGCGTGGCGGAGATGCCCGGCATTCATGCCCTCTACAAAAAACTGGACCCCAGGAAGGTGGCCTTCGTGATGATTTCCCTGGATGAGAACCCGGCCAAGGCCCAGGCCATGCTCAAGCGCCACGGCTTTACCTTCCCGGTGTATTTCCCCACGGGCCCGCTGGCCGCGCCCTTCGACTCACCATCTATTCCTTCTACGGTGATTCTGGACCCCAACGGGCAGGTAGCGGCCCGCCACGATGGCATGGCTGAATACGACACGCCGGAGTTTAAAGCCGCCTTGGAGAAGCTGGCTATATCTGCTCGATAATGCCATATCGGGGCTGTTTTGAGCTCCGCTTCAGCTAAAAAGAAAGCCCGCCTCTATGCTGAAGCGGGCTTTCTTTTTGGCTAAGGGTATCGTTATATAATCATCTTTTATAGGTTTGGCTGCTGATTATACTCCGGAATATTTCAATCAAAAATCTGTGCAATTGCCCGCCTTAGTGCTCTAAATCATAAGGGGAGAGAGTCGTCGGATATAGGGAGGCCTGTTGTATATCACATCGAGTAAATGCTGAGTAGAAGCGGCTGGAAGTACCGGGCTTTTCTGGCGGTTGCCAGCATAGCCGGGGCAACTACCTGGTAGCTGCAGTCATAAGGCAGCCGTTACTTTCAGCAACGCACTTCCTGCTGACCAGGCGCTGACGCAACTGCACCTGCCAGCCAGGGAGGTAGCTTGCTTGGCGGCGTTCCGGGAGCGGGATGAAGTATGACACAATTAAGCCAGGGAGCGGCTGACACGCTGGATTGTGCTTCCATTACCAACGGCCAGCCATTTTAGGTGCTGTGTCCGTAGCCTCTGTAGCCATTGTATGCGAACAGCTATGGGTCCACTAAAAAAAAGCTGCTTGCGCTATGCGGGCAGCTTTTGTCTTATAAGGGCCGAAAAGGCTGCGATTCACCAAAAAAAGCATCGACAGAAAACCAGCCTGTCACGCTGATTTTCTGTCGATGCTTTTGTTATCCCCGGGTTATTTCCGAACTGTAATGCGGGTGGTTTGCACCGCGGAACCCGTAACCAGGCGCACAATGTAGACGCCTTCTTCCAGGAGGCGGGCGTCTACTTCCACCGTAGTCAGCTGGCGGGCCTGGGCCGTGCCGCGGCCGAGGCTGCGTACTTTGCTTCCCTTCAGGTCATAGATATCCAGCGTGAAGCTTTCGTCTTTGGCCAGTGAGAAGCTAAGCTGTGCCTGGCCCTGAATAGGGTTAGGGAACACCTGCAGGGGCTGTAGCGCACTTTGCGAGGCGGCATCCGGGTCGCCAATCAGGCCCGTGGAGAGGCTGACAGTAGAAACTCCTTTGGTTACTCTAAACCGGTCTTTGCTGGTGGCTGCCCCTGTTTTGATAGTCACCGTAATCTGGCCGCTTTGCGCCCCGGGAGGAACCGTAGCCTTAATCTGACTGGCGGAAATCCATTCAGGTTTAATGCAGGGAGTTCCGTTGAAGGCAACCGATACCAAATCCTCCATCTGGCTACCCAGGTTACTACCCATAATGATTACCTGGGTACCCACCGGACCGGAGGTCGGCGAGAAGGAGGTAATAATAGGTGCAGTAGAAGGAGCGCCAACAATTACCTTAAACCGGTCTTTGCTGACCACCACCCCAAGCTCAGTTGTTACGGATATAGTGCCGCTGGTTGCTCCAGTGGGAACCTGTACCACTACCTCCGTGCTCGTGTTGGAGATGATACCTGCGCAAGGCGTACCATTAAAGGCTACTGCAGTAGCACCATCGAAGTTGCTGCCAAAAATGGTGACGGTAGTGCCCACCGGGCCGGATGCAGGAGAGAAACTGCTGATAATGGGCAGGGGAATGGTAGGGGCTGTTACCGTGAATTTATCAGCACTCTTAACCTTGCCATTAGGCGTGTTCACGGTAAGCTGACCGGTGCGGGCTCCCACAGGAACCGTGGCCAGAATAGTAGTGCTGCTTTGTACTACTACCCCGGTTGCCTCTACTCCATTAAAGAACTGCACCGAGGTGGCGCCCAGCAGGCTGGTTCCCGTAATGGTGACCTGCGTACCCACCGGACCGGAGGCCGGCGAGAAGGAGGAAATAGTAGGCGTAACCGTAAAGACCGACCTGCTGGTAGCCGTGCCGGATGGCGCCGCAACCGTAATAACCCCGGTAGTAGCATCGGCCGGTACCGTTGCTACCAACTGCGCATCACTGCTGATGGTGAAGCGGGCGTTGCTGCTATTAAAGAATACCGCCGTGGTTTTGGCCAGGCCGGTGCCCGCAATGGTAACTACCGTACCTACCGGCCCTGCAGTGGGCGTAAAGGAGGTAATGGTAGGTGGCAGGACAACATCTTCTACCGTCAGAGAAACCTGTTTAGAGTCAGTCATCTGGCCCACTGCCACGCTCACGGTGAAGGTATACTGCCCCGGTCCCTGCGTTGCGGTAGGCATCCAAGTAAATACGCCGCTGCTGGCATTTATGCTGGCTCCGGCCGGAGCATTCTGCAGGGAATACTCCGGCGCTTCTGAAGGAGAGCTTCCAATAGAGCTGGTTTCAGTACTGCTGACGGAGGCCGTAAAGCTGTAGGTTGTCAGTTCCGGAATGGTGGCCTCGGCTGGTACGCCCGTCAGCACAATGGGGGCTGCAACTTCCGTAACAGTGAGCGTGATTTCCTGCTCATCGGTTAAGCTGCCATCCGATACCTGCACCTGGAAAGTGTACGTGCCCGGTCCCTGCTCTTCGGTAGGTGTCCAGGCAAAGGCACCTGTAGTTGCATTTAGGGTAGCACCGGAAGGAGCACGGAGCAGGGCGAAGGTGAGAGCATCTTTTTCCGCATCAGTGGCCGCTGCCGTAAACGTATATTCCATCAACTCCGGTATGGTTGCATCTGCCAGCTGGTCTAATACGGGTGCCTCATTGACTTCTTCCACCACAATATGCACCACTGCTTCATCGTAGGCACCACCTGCGGTAAGCCGAACGGTGATGTCATAGGTGCCGGGACCCTGCGCCTCGGTGGGGGTCCAGGTAAAGAGGCCATTGCTGGCCCCAATACTGGCTCCGGTTGGCGCATTGAGCAGAGAGTAGGTGAGGGCGTCGCCGTCGCCATCGTAGCCCTGCGCCGTGAAGTTATAGGCCGCCAGCTCCGGAATGGTTACCGAGGCCGGCACTGCAGAAAGGACTGGCTCAGTGCCCACTTCTTCTACCGTCAGGGTAATCTCCTGTACATCGGTTAATTCCCCATCCGAAACCTGCACCGAGAAGGTATAGGAACCAGGTCCCTGGGCTTCGGTCGGGGTCCAGCTAAATACGCCGGCCTGCATGGTAGCACCCGCTGGGGCCCCGAGCAGGGAGAAAGTGAGCGGGCTATTCTCCGCGTCGGTAGCGCTGGCCGTGAAGGTGTATTCCGCCATTTCCGGTATGGTAGCATCTGCTATTTCGCTTAGTACCGGGGCGGCGTTTACTTCCTCCACCGTGAGCACCACGGTGGCCTCATCTGTGGAGCTGCCATCAGAAACCTGCACGGTAATGGTGTATTCACCCGGGCCCTGAGCTTCCGTAGGATTCCAGGCAAATAAGCCACTGCCGCTGATGGTGGCTCCGTCCGGCGCATTACGCAACGAGAAGGTTAATGCGTCGCCGTCGCCATCGTTGCCCACTGCCTGGAAGCTGTAGGTGGCCAGCTCCTTAATAGTGGCCGTTTCCGGCACGCCCGTGAGAACCGGCGCTGAGCT
The Hymenobacter sp. DG25B genome window above contains:
- a CDS encoding TlpA family protein disulfide reductase, whose protein sequence is MNRKTLLQWLPLVLFALVLFTPLRTPVLGGLQSLLLATGLWKADAPTAATAPAAAPIMPTGGAAYPHNLPLTTLDGKTVNLSDLKGKVVFVNLWASWCPPCVAEMPGIHALYKKLDPRKVAFVMISLDENPAKAQAMLKRHGFTFPVYFPTGPLAAPFDSPSIPSTVILDPNGQVAARHDGMAEYDTPEFKAALEKLAISAR
- a CDS encoding putative Ig domain-containing protein is translated as MASDPDASQQLSYSITAGNEAGAFKLEGNVLKVADAAVLDYETTKSFVLTVQATDNGNPALSSSATISVPLTPVNEAPVLANVPTSAVQIPEQAAYTFQATATDPENDALTFSLAWAPTGAIINESTGEFTWTPTEEQGGATYSFTVRVSDGKLTSEQAMSLLVEEVSSAPVLTGVPETATIKELATYSFQAVGNDGDGDALTFSLRNAPDGATISGSGLFAWNPTEAQGPGEYTITVQVSDGSSTDEATVVLTVEEVNAAPVLSEIADATIPEMAEYTFTASATDAENSPLTFSLLGAPAGATMQAGVFSWTPTEAQGPGSYTFSVQVSDGELTDVQEITLTVEEVGTEPVLSAVPASVTIPELAAYNFTAQGYDGDGDALTYSLLNAPTGASIGASNGLFTWTPTEAQGPGTYDITVRLTAGGAYDEAVVHIVVEEVNEAPVLDQLADATIPELMEYTFTAAATDAEKDALTFALLRAPSGATLNATTGAFAWTPTEEQGPGTYTFQVQVSDGSLTDEQEITLTVTEVAAPIVLTGVPAEATIPELTTYSFTASVSSTETSSIGSSPSEAPEYSLQNAPAGASINASSGVFTWMPTATQGPGQYTFTVSVAVGQMTDSKQVSLTVEDVVLPPTITSFTPTAGPVGTVVTIAGTGLAKTTAVFFNSSNARFTISSDAQLVATVPADATTGVITVAAPSGTATSRSVFTVTPTISSFSPASGPVGTQVTITGTSLLGATSVQFFNGVEATGVVVQSSTTILATVPVGARTGQLTVNTPNGKVKSADKFTVTAPTIPLPIISSFSPASGPVGTTVTIFGSNFDGATAVAFNGTPCAGIISNTSTEVVVQVPTGATSGTISVTTELGVVVSKDRFKVIVGAPSTAPIITSFSPTSGPVGTQVIIMGSNLGSQMEDLVSVAFNGTPCIKPEWISASQIKATVPPGAQSGQITVTIKTGAATSKDRFRVTKGVSTVSLSTGLIGDPDAASQSALQPLQVFPNPIQGQAQLSFSLAKDESFTLDIYDLKGSKVRSLGRGTAQARQLTTVEVDARLLEEGVYIVRLVTGSAVQTTRITVRK